A genomic window from Glaciihabitans sp. INWT7 includes:
- the purL gene encoding phosphoribosylformylglycinamidine synthase subunit PurL: MSTPPVSLPDTVSNAAATPDREQPYAALGLKPDEYASIREILGRRPTSGELAMYSVMWSEHCSYKSSKMYLRQFGDKTTPKMRENLMVGMGENAGVVDVGQGWAVTFKIESHNHPSYIEPFQGAATGVGGIVRDIISMGARPVAVMDALRFGAIDDPDTARVVHGVVAGISFYGNCLGLPNIGGETWFDSVYQANPLVNALAVGVLRHEDLHLANARGVGNKVVLFGARTGGDGIGGASILASDSFSAGGPTKRPAVQVGDPFAEKVLIECCLELFQQELVEGIQDLGAAGISCATSELASNGDGGMFIELEKVLLRDPTLTAEEILMSESQERMMAIVTPEKLDGFLAVTAKWDVETSVLGEVTDTGRLIINWHGEEIVNVLPRTVAVDGPVYERPVAYPSWIDALQADSASSLRRATSPAELREQAIALLGSGNLASKDWITNQYDRYVMGNTALSFPDDGGMVRVDEETGLGFAVATDANGRYAYLDPYQGAQLALAEAFRNVAVTGATPVAVSDCLNFGSPENPEVMWQFSKAVEGLADGCLELEIPVTGGNVSFYNQTGDVPIHPTPVVAVLGVIDDVADRIPSGWQDEGNNIYLLGTTRDELDGSAWAGVIHSHLGGHPPIVDFAAEQALAGLIKSGSEQNIIASAHDLSDGGLIQAVSESVLRFGIGARLWITELMERDGVDATAAFFSESGARAIVSVPREDDVRFIGLCEGRGVPALRVGVTDGTGLEVQDQFALTLEELRATHRGTLAEHFGPVVGY; this comes from the coding sequence GTGAGCACCCCACCAGTTTCCCTCCCCGACACCGTTTCGAACGCCGCAGCCACCCCCGACCGGGAGCAGCCCTACGCGGCCCTCGGCCTGAAGCCCGACGAATACGCGAGCATCCGCGAGATCCTCGGTCGCCGCCCCACCAGCGGTGAACTCGCGATGTACTCGGTCATGTGGAGCGAGCACTGCTCCTACAAGTCCTCGAAGATGTACCTGCGCCAGTTCGGTGACAAGACGACACCGAAGATGCGCGAGAACCTCATGGTGGGCATGGGCGAGAACGCGGGCGTCGTGGATGTCGGCCAGGGCTGGGCCGTGACCTTCAAGATCGAGAGCCACAACCATCCGTCGTACATCGAGCCGTTCCAGGGTGCTGCCACCGGCGTCGGCGGAATCGTGCGCGACATCATCTCGATGGGCGCCCGACCGGTCGCGGTCATGGATGCCCTGCGCTTCGGTGCGATCGACGACCCGGACACCGCGAGAGTCGTGCACGGTGTTGTCGCCGGCATCTCGTTCTACGGCAACTGTCTCGGACTCCCCAACATCGGTGGCGAGACCTGGTTCGACTCCGTCTACCAAGCCAATCCCCTGGTGAATGCGTTGGCCGTCGGTGTGCTTCGCCATGAAGACCTGCACCTCGCGAATGCGCGGGGCGTCGGCAACAAGGTCGTGTTGTTCGGAGCCCGTACCGGCGGGGACGGCATCGGCGGGGCATCCATCCTGGCCTCCGATTCGTTCTCTGCGGGCGGTCCGACCAAGCGCCCCGCCGTGCAGGTGGGCGACCCCTTCGCCGAGAAGGTGCTCATCGAGTGCTGCCTCGAGCTGTTCCAGCAGGAGCTCGTCGAAGGCATCCAGGACCTCGGGGCCGCCGGCATCAGCTGCGCGACCTCGGAGCTCGCCTCCAATGGCGACGGCGGCATGTTCATCGAGCTCGAGAAGGTGCTTCTGCGGGACCCGACTCTCACCGCAGAGGAGATCCTCATGTCGGAGTCGCAGGAGCGCATGATGGCCATCGTGACGCCCGAGAAGCTGGATGGATTTCTCGCCGTCACCGCGAAGTGGGATGTGGAGACCTCTGTGCTCGGTGAGGTCACCGACACCGGGCGCCTCATCATCAACTGGCACGGCGAGGAGATTGTCAACGTGCTGCCACGCACCGTCGCGGTCGATGGCCCGGTGTACGAGCGCCCCGTCGCCTACCCGAGCTGGATCGATGCACTGCAGGCCGATTCCGCGTCGTCGCTGCGGCGCGCGACATCCCCCGCCGAGCTCCGCGAACAGGCGATCGCCCTGCTCGGCAGCGGCAACCTCGCCTCGAAGGACTGGATCACCAACCAGTACGACCGCTATGTGATGGGCAACACGGCGCTGTCGTTCCCGGATGACGGCGGCATGGTGCGCGTCGACGAGGAGACCGGGCTCGGGTTCGCCGTCGCCACCGACGCCAACGGGCGCTACGCCTACCTCGATCCTTACCAGGGCGCGCAGCTCGCCCTCGCCGAGGCCTTCCGCAACGTGGCCGTCACTGGCGCGACCCCGGTGGCCGTCTCCGACTGTCTCAACTTCGGCTCGCCGGAAAACCCCGAGGTGATGTGGCAGTTCTCGAAGGCGGTCGAGGGACTGGCCGACGGATGCCTCGAGCTCGAGATCCCCGTCACGGGCGGCAACGTCTCGTTCTACAACCAGACCGGGGACGTGCCGATCCACCCGACTCCGGTCGTGGCCGTGCTCGGCGTGATCGACGACGTCGCCGACCGCATCCCGAGTGGCTGGCAGGACGAGGGCAACAACATCTACCTGCTCGGCACCACGCGTGACGAGCTCGACGGATCGGCGTGGGCGGGAGTCATCCACTCCCACCTCGGCGGCCATCCTCCGATCGTCGATTTCGCCGCGGAGCAGGCGCTGGCCGGGCTCATCAAGTCGGGTTCGGAGCAGAACATCATCGCCTCGGCGCACGACCTCTCCGACGGGGGCCTCATCCAGGCCGTCTCTGAGTCGGTGCTCCGCTTCGGTATCGGCGCCAGGCTCTGGATCACCGAGCTCATGGAGCGAGACGGCGTCGACGCGACGGCGGCGTTCTTCAGCGAGTCGGGTGCCCGGGCGATCGTCTCGGTTCCGCGTGAAGACGACGTGCGCTTCATCGGTCTCTGCGAGGGGCGCGGCGTGCCCGCATTGCGCGTCGGAGTGACGGATGGCACGGGCCTCGAGGTGCAGGACCAGTTCGCCCTCACGCTCGAGGAGCTGCGCGCCACTCACCGCGGCACCCTCGCGGAGCACTTCGGGCCTGTCGTCGGGTACTGA
- a CDS encoding SDR family NAD(P)-dependent oxidoreductase, with protein sequence MSWDPRSIPSQAGKTFVVTGGNAGIGYFISEQLAAAGGHVIIACRSAAKADAAIAAIHVRTPGAQLEHVTLDLSSYASVRSAAAALAGRRIDALIENAGSIMPSKKRETTVDGNEVMFGTNHLGHFLLTALLYPTLAATPGARVVAMGSGATRLTKAHLTDLQSASSFAPFAAYGQSKHATQSFGFELDRRLRAARGSVTSLVAHPGSGIDGLSPQRAGVTNPSAAGRMFARAFPFVGGGKDRAAWSAVRAATDPDAVGGDYWGPRGGFSGPAVRQKPAASSSNAAFGAALWSASEKLVGQRFAV encoded by the coding sequence AACGCCGGAATCGGCTACTTCATCAGTGAACAGCTCGCAGCGGCCGGCGGGCACGTCATCATCGCCTGCCGCAGCGCGGCCAAAGCGGATGCCGCCATCGCCGCGATCCACGTACGCACCCCGGGAGCACAGCTCGAGCACGTGACCCTCGACCTCTCCTCCTACGCCTCGGTCCGGTCCGCCGCGGCTGCCTTGGCCGGACGCCGGATCGACGCGCTCATCGAGAACGCCGGTTCGATCATGCCGAGCAAGAAGCGAGAGACCACCGTCGACGGCAACGAGGTGATGTTCGGCACCAACCACCTGGGGCATTTCCTGCTCACCGCGCTGCTCTACCCCACGCTCGCCGCGACCCCCGGCGCCCGCGTGGTCGCCATGGGGAGCGGTGCCACACGCCTGACCAAGGCGCACCTCACCGACCTTCAGAGCGCATCCTCCTTCGCGCCGTTCGCTGCCTACGGCCAGTCCAAGCACGCGACCCAGTCCTTCGGGTTCGAGCTCGACCGGCGGCTGCGCGCTGCGCGCGGATCCGTCACCTCGCTCGTGGCGCATCCGGGCAGCGGCATAGACGGCCTCAGCCCGCAGCGTGCCGGGGTGACGAATCCCTCGGCGGCTGGCCGGATGTTCGCCCGGGCCTTCCCCTTCGTCGGCGGCGGAAAGGACCGTGCCGCCTGGTCCGCGGTTCGCGCGGCGACGGACCCGGATGCCGTCGGCGGCGACTACTGGGGCCCGCGTGGGGGCTTCAGCGGCCCTGCCGTGCGGCAGAAGCCCGCCGCATCCAGCAGCAACGCGGCCTTCGGGGCGGCCCTCTGGTCCGCGTCGGAGAAGCTCGTCGGGCAGAGGTTCGCGGTCTAG